Below is a window of Streptomyces genisteinicus DNA.
TGGTGTCCGTCAGCGAGTACGACGGGGCGGTGCCCAGGGTGACCGAGCCGCTGTACTGGGTGTTGCCGGTGCCGTTGTGCACGGCCTGCCACTCGAAGAGCTTCTCGCCGGTGGCCGCGTCGGTGACCACGTGCAGCTCGTTCGGGGTGCCGTCGTGCTGGAGCCCGCCGACCACCGTCTCGTAGGCCAGCACGGGGCTGCCGGTGCCCATCCAGACGACCTTGCGCGGGGCGCGCTCGGCCTTCGTCGCCTTGGAGCCCTCCGCCTTCGCCGCGCCGAGCGCCTGCTTCTCGGCGGTGGCCGCCGCCACGCCGGCGGTGGTGGCGATGCCCGTGAGCCGGGCGCGGCTGGCCTTGGTGACCGCCTCGGTGGTCCCGGCCGAGGTCTCGGCGACCACCAGGTCGCCGCCGAGCACCGGCAGGCCGGCCCAGGTGCGCTCGTACCGGGTGTGCGTGGTGCCGTCGCGGTCCTGCACCACGTCGCGCACGACGAGCTTCTCCTGGGCGCCCAGGCCCAGTTCCTTCGCGGTGGCGGCCGTGGTGGCGCTCGCCTCGCGGATCAGCTCGGCGCGCTGCGCCGGAGTGAGGTTCTTCGGCAGCGCGCCCGGGTCGGCCGCGGAGGCCTGGGCGGGCGGCGCGGCGGCGGGCGCGGCCGCGGAGGCGCCGGTGGTCTGGAATCCGACGGCTATCAGGGCGGCCGACGCGATGAGGGCTCCGGTCGCGGTGGCGCGACGACGATGCGTGGGTCTCACGCGAACTCCTTCTGCGAGGGGGGTACCGGGCGGCTGGGTCGGGCCGACCGGGCGTGCAGTGGGGCATGCGGAGCGTGGAGCGCGGAACACGGCGCGGCCCGGTGGATCACAGGGGGCGGAGCGCCGTTGCGTGGAACGGGGGAAGAGTGGCAGTGATGAACGGTTCCTGTCAGGAGCGCGACAAGAAGTTGGCCGGAAATCGTCCGGTGTTCGATGGCTGGTGTTCGTTAAGCGGACGTTTCGTCGCGTGGCGGAGACCGCTCCCGGGAAGTCGCCCCAGGCCGGGGACGGATGGGCCGCGGGCCCCTCCGGCCGTGTCTCGCCATGTGACGGGAGTGTGGAGCGTGACGTCGCGGCCCAGTGGCGGAGCCCCCCGGCGCTTGGCCGGATCCGAGCGCCCCGGCGCACACCCGCGCCCGCCGGGGCACACCCCGCGGGCGCGGACGGTCCGTCGCGCGGGGGCGCGCCGCCCGGGTGGTACGAGCCCGACGGGCGGACGGCCGGCCGGACGCGGCACGGCGGGCCCCGCCCCGTCGCGAATGCCGGGCGCCCGCCCCGTCGCCCGTCGCGTCCCGAGCGGTCGAGCCCGGCGTCCGTCGAGCCCGCACCCGTGGCGCTCGTGGTCCGGCGGGTGCGGGCTGCGGGGCGCGCTGCGTCCGGGCCGCGGGGGTGTCGCGGGCCGCCGGGCGCGCCGCGGGCGGGCTGCCGGGGCGTCAGCCCAGCAGGCTCTCCCGCCAGGCCCGGTGGAGGCCCGCGAAGCGGCCGTCGCCGCCGATGAGTTCGGCCGGCGCGCCGTCCTCCACGATCCGCCCCGACTCCATGACCAGCACCCGGTCCGCGATCTCCACCGTCGACAGACGGTGGGCGATCACCACCGCCGTGCGCCCCCGCAGCACCGTGTCCATGGCATGCTGCACGGCCCGCTCGCCCGGGATGTCCAGCGAACTCGTCGCCTCGTCCAGGATCAGCACGGCCGGGTCCGCGAGCAGCGCCCGCGCGAACGCCACCAGCTGCCGCTGCCCGGCCGAGATGCGCCCGCCCCGCTTGCGCACGTCCGTGTCGTAGCCGTCGGGCAGCGCGGCGATGAAGTCGTGCGCGCCGATCGCCTTCGCCGCCTGCTCCACCTCGGTCCGGCTCGCGTCGGGACGGCCGATCGCGATGTTCTCCGCGACCGTGCCCGAGAACAGGAACGCCTCCTGGGTCACCATCACCACACCGCGGCGCAGTTCGCGCAGGGACAGATCGCGCAGGTCCGTCCCGTCGAGCAGCACCCGTCCCGCGGTCGGGTCGTAGAACCGGGCGAGCAGCTTGGCCAGGGTCGACTTGCCCGCCCCCGTCGAACCGACGACGGCCACCGTCTGCCCGGCCGGGATCGTGAGGTCGAACGCGGGCAGCACCTCGCCGCCCGTGCGGTAGCCGAACCCGACGCCCTCGAACACGACCTCCCGCCCCGCCCCCGGACCCCCGCGGCGCGCCGGCAGCTCGCGCGGACGCTCCGCCTCCGGGACCGACGGCACCTGCGCCAGCAGGCCGGCGATCTTCTCCAGCGACGCCGCCGCCGACTGGTAGGAGTTGAGGAACATCCCCAGCCGGTCGATCGGGTCGTACAGCCGCCGCAGGTAGAGCACCGCCGCCGCCAGCACCCCGAGCGCCAGGGTGCCGGAGGCCACCCGGTACGCGCCCCAGAGC
It encodes the following:
- a CDS encoding ABC transporter ATP-binding protein, which produces MTAGPTTVPAHEPAQGRAKDADPGAGTGAGAGRDAGGGGAAPAEPGPEGGDPFDRDALPAPAGATGALLRSLLAPRRARVVFAAVLLLLQQAAVQAGPLLVAYAIDRGVPAFRAGDHGPLVAVAAGYAVCAVGAGVLQYGFIRASARVNQDVLLDLRGRIFRHAQALSVDFHERYTSGRLISRSTTDVESLQELLSEGLQELIGVVLSFVYISAMLLWLDLGLGGVAVLSFVPLYLLVRLYQRRAKSVFMTRSTAIAAVIVKFAETMNGIRPVRAFRRERANDEVFAGLNHRHERSNGDALLEMARYVVGSRLVANTAVAAMVLWGAYRVASGTLALGVLAAAVLYLRRLYDPIDRLGMFLNSYQSAAASLEKIAGLLAQVPSVPEAERPRELPARRGGPGAGREVVFEGVGFGYRTGGEVLPAFDLTIPAGQTVAVVGSTGAGKSTLAKLLARFYDPTAGRVLLDGTDLRDLSLRELRRGVVMVTQEAFLFSGTVAENIAIGRPDASRTEVEQAAKAIGAHDFIAALPDGYDTDVRKRGGRISAGQRQLVAFARALLADPAVLILDEATSSLDIPGERAVQHAMDTVLRGRTAVVIAHRLSTVEIADRVLVMESGRIVEDGAPAELIGGDGRFAGLHRAWRESLLG